In a genomic window of Myxococcales bacterium:
- a CDS encoding transcriptional regulator, whose translation MTSALVDAYRAGAPDAALAIAPAELAALGDLLAARCAEAEAGLPGVAVDRAELCRALAIRATPTTLADVDAVELALALACARGDRTALTTFERDYLRQVPAGLGHMRLDGAVVDDVVQHTRTRLLVAEPGATARIVAYAGQGKLRGLVQVVAARIALDHVRGQPRAAPDELGDLAAVADDPELTFLKATYRDAWKSAFTEAVDDLDARARNLLRLHHLTGATLEQLAAMYSVHRATVVRWLADARGRLLDGTRRRLTTALAVSPTEVDSILALIASRLEASVGRLLAEDRADE comes from the coding sequence ATGACGAGCGCCCTGGTCGACGCCTACCGCGCCGGTGCCCCCGACGCTGCGCTCGCCATCGCGCCCGCCGAGCTCGCCGCGCTCGGGGACCTGCTCGCCGCGCGCTGCGCCGAGGCCGAGGCGGGGCTGCCGGGCGTCGCGGTCGACCGCGCCGAGCTGTGCCGCGCGCTGGCCATCCGCGCGACGCCGACGACGCTCGCCGACGTCGACGCGGTCGAGCTGGCGCTGGCGCTGGCGTGCGCGCGCGGCGATCGCACGGCCCTGACGACGTTCGAGCGCGACTACCTGCGGCAGGTCCCGGCCGGGCTCGGCCACATGCGCCTCGACGGCGCGGTCGTCGACGACGTGGTCCAGCACACCCGGACCCGGCTCCTGGTCGCCGAGCCCGGCGCGACCGCGCGGATCGTCGCGTACGCCGGCCAGGGCAAGCTGCGCGGGCTGGTGCAGGTGGTCGCGGCCCGGATCGCGCTCGACCACGTCCGCGGCCAGCCCCGGGCCGCGCCCGACGAGCTGGGCGACCTGGCCGCCGTCGCCGACGATCCCGAGCTGACGTTCCTCAAGGCCACCTACCGCGACGCGTGGAAGTCGGCGTTCACCGAGGCGGTCGACGACCTCGACGCCCGCGCCCGCAACCTGCTCCGCCTGCACCACCTCACCGGCGCGACGCTCGAGCAGCTCGCCGCGATGTACAGCGTCCACCGCGCGACGGTCGTGCGCTGGCTGGCCGACGCCCGCGGCCGGCTGCTGGACGGCACCCGGCGGCGCCTGACCACGGCGCTGGCGGTGTCGCCGACCGAGGTCGACAGCATCCTGGCGCTCATCGCCAGCCGGCTCGAGGCCAGCGTCGGGCGGCTGCTGGCCGAGGACCGAGCGGACGAGTGA